A single region of the Fusarium fujikuroi IMI 58289 draft genome, chromosome FFUJ_chr05 genome encodes:
- a CDS encoding chitin synthase class II — translation MSRPPDYSLPPYDDEDLHTPTGYSPAAVRLLTSEEHYDSHTYVPPSSPSQNHTQAPPARPPSSPSVSPSTSPSKTTPSPLKPPVAFPPPLSISSVSITMSSERGERAFRSSPVQQDDTRGKISNQNQEHPSPNPPSYASSMAESQTLLPKRPVIRGQTAKLQNKNRTSVHVAFAHLPRDLPEIPGGISDRRRVHREQQHLGLDMTPPVPPRPLSRLRDVNSHDKLPSIRSPRNLNYQPSVRSSRSGSIFDDAPSMAPPGGSYVSYGTHDDGSPQRPWTPSSRVSGFTRSDLSRPPPSDGMYEPSDLNGSPRPGTPSSRYGGSPRRPLPPAPLFSNSRQPVPPIADDATISIPLHDTYDDDVFAPESDLSDARPHPVDRSSYMSSESQDTLNEGDMEDYDKVEHYGPAPTGAQERRGVRAPQMVRKEVQLINGELVLECKIPTILYSFLPRRGEVEFTHMRYTAVTCDPDDFVERGYTLRQTFGKTVRETELFICVTMYNEDEIGFTRTMHAVMKNISHFCSRTRSRTWGETGWQKIVVCIVSDGREKIHPRTLDALAAMGVYQHGIAKNFVNNRAVQAHVYEYTTQVSLDSDLKFKGAEKGIVPCQMIFCLKEKNQRKLNSHRWFFNAFGKALNPNVCILLDVGTRPSGTSLYHLWKAFDTDSNVAGACGEIKAMKGRLGANLLNPLVASQNFEYKMSNILDKPLESVFGYITVLPGALSAYRYHALQNDETGHGPLSQYFKGETLHGQHADVFTANMYLAEDRILCWELVAKRGERWVLKYVKGCTGETDVPDTVPEFISQRRRWLNGAFFAAVYSLVHFKQIWFTDHTLARKILLHMEFLYQFIQLMFTFFSLANFYLTFYFVAGGLTDPKVDPFGHNIATVIFHVLRYACVLLISTQFILSLGNRPQGSKKLYLISMIIYSIIMVYTTFATFYIIIHQLTSKDKIQMGDNVFTNMIVSILSTIGMYFIMSIMYLDPWHMITSSAQYFILLPSYICTLQVYAFCNTHDVTWGTKGDNVMKTDLGGAVGKGETVELDMPSEQLDIDSGYDEALRNLRDRLEVPESPPSESQLQEDYYKSVRTYLVLTWMIGNGILGMAVSEIYSARGIGDNYYLRFLLWSVAALAVFRAIGSTTFAVLNVINMIVEGRVRLSLKAPRWMGGLKERVNDKMSSVSSNLRS, via the exons ATGTCGCGCCCGCCCGACTACAGCCTCCCTCCctatgatgacgaggacctTCACACACCCACCGGTTACAGTCCCGCTGCTGTGAGACTGTTGACATCCGAAGAACACTACGACTCTCATACGTATGTACCACCCTCATCACCTAGCCAGAATCACACACAGGCACCTCCTGCACGCCCTCCCTCATCTCCTTCTGTTTCCCCTTCTACCTCACCTTCAAAGACAACACCCTCCCCTCTCAAACCGCCAGTAGCGTTTCCTCCTCCATTGTCAATTTCATCTGTGAGCATCACCATGTCTTCAGAAAGGGGGGAACGGGCCTTCAGGTCCAGCCCTGTCCAACAAGATGACACCCGAGGAAAGATCTCCAACCAGAATCAAGAACATCCTTCACCAAATCCCCCTTCATACGCTTCTTCAATGGCCGAATCCCAGACCTTATTGCCTAAGAGGCCAGTTATCCGCGGCCAGACTGCAAAGCTGCAGAACAAGAATAGAACTAGTGTCCATGTCGCATTTGCACATCTTCCTCGGGATCTACCAGAGATTCCCGGCGGTATCAGCGACAGACGAAGAGTTCACAGGGAACAACAGCACCTTGGATTAGACATGACACCTCCCGTACCACCGCGCCCATTGAGCCGCTTAAGGGATGTAAACTCACATGACAAACTTCCTAGTATCCGAAGTCCTCGAAACCTCAACTATCAGCCGAGTGTTCGATCATCGAGATCAGGTTCCATCTTCGACGATGCCCCATCAATGGCGCCCCCTGGGGGTTCCTATGTGTCCTATGGTACGCATGATGATGGCTCTCCCCAGCGACCCTGGACGCCCTCGTCACGAGTATCCGGATTCACAAGATCCGACCTATCAAGgcctcctccttcagatGGCATGTATGAGCCCTCCGACCTGAATGGGAGCCCCAGACCAGGAACACCATCCTCGAGATACGGCGGCAGTCCAAGACGTCCACTTCCTCCGGCACCTCTCTTTTCAAACTCAAGGCAACCTGTCCCGCCAATTGCAGACGATGCGACTATCTCTATTCCTTTGCATGATACTTATGACGACGATGTCTTTGCGCCTGAATCCGACCTGAGTGACGCACGACCTCATCCAGTTGACCGCAGCTCATATATGTCCTCTGAGTCGCAAGACACACTGAACGAGGGAGACATGGAAGACTACGATAAGGTAGAGCATTATGGGCCCGCCCCGACTGGCGcacaagagagaagaggcgTTCGCGCGCCTCAAATGGTGAGAAAGGAggtccagctcatcaacggtGAACTGGTGTTGGAGTGTAAAATCCCGACAATTCTGTACAGTTTCTTGCCTCGAAGAGGTGAGGTTGAGTTCACTCACATGCGCTACACCGCTGTTACGTGCGACCCTGATGATTTTGTTGAAAGAGGCTACACATTGCGACAAACCTTTGGCAAGACTGTTCGAGAGACGGAATTGTTCATTTGTGTCACCATGTACAACGAAGATGAAATAGGATTCACTCGAACGATGCATGCGGTCATGAAGAACATCTCACACTTCTGCTCTCGAACCCGCTCCCGTACCTGGGGTGAGACTGGATGGCAAAAGATTGTCGTCTGTATTGTCTCTGATGGTCGAGAGAAGATCCACCCTCGTACTCTGGATGCGCTCGCTGCCATGGGTGTCTACCAGCATGGTATCGCAAAGAACTTTGTCAACAACCGCGCTGTGCAAGCACACGTCTACGAGTACACAACCCAGGTCTCCCTCGATTCCGACCTCAAGTTCAAGGGTGCTGAGAAGGGCATTGTTCCTTGTCAGATGATTTTCTgtctcaaggaaaagaacCAGCGTAAGCTGAACTCTCACCGTTGGTTCTTCAATGCCTTTGGAAAGGCGCTTAACCCGAACGTCTGTATTTTGCTGGATGTTGGTACTCGTCCTAGTGGCACCTCACTGTACCATCTCTGGAAGGCCTTCGATACTGACTCCAACGTTGCTGGTGCTTGTGGAGAGATTAAAGCGATGAAGGGCAGACTGGGCGCTAACCTGCTCAATCCTCTCGTTGCGTCTCAGAACTTTGAGTACAAAATGTCTAACATCCTTGATAAACCTCTTGAATCCGTCTTTGGATACATCACTGTCCTTCCCGGAGCCCTGAGTGCGTACCGGTACCACGCGCTTCAGAATGACGAAACTGGTCACGGTCCTCTCAGTCAGTACTTCAAGGGTGAGACATTGCATGGTCAACACGCCGATGTCTTCACAGCCAACATGTACCTCGCTGAAGATCGTATCCTTTGCTGGGAGTTGGTCGCTAAACGTGGTGAAAGATGGGTTCTCAAGTACGTCAAGGGATGTACTGGTGAAACCGATGTGCCTG ATACTGTTCCCGAATTCATCTCTCAACGTCGTCGATGGCTCAATGGTGCCTTCTTTGCCGCTGTCTACTCCCTTGTCCACTTCAAGCAGATTTGGTTCACTGACCACACCCTTGCCCGTAAAATCCTTCTGCACATGGAGTTCTTGTATCAGTTCATTCAGCTCATGTTCACCTTCTTCTCGCTGGCCAACTTCTACCTCACCTTCTACTTCGTTGCAGGCGGTTTGACAGACCCAAAAGTCGACCCGTTCGGACACAACATCGCTACCGTCATCTTCCACGTTCTGCGGTATGCCTGTGTGCTTCTCATATCAACGCAGTTCATCCTTTCGCTCGGTAATCGACCTCAAGgctccaagaagctgtaCCTGATCAGCATGATTATTTACAGTATCATCATGGTTTACACGACATTTGCTACATTTTACATCATTATTCACCAACTCACGTCCAAAGACAAGATCCAGATGGGTGATAACGTCTTTACGAATATGATTGTGTCTATCCTGTCTACAATCGGCATGTACTTCATCATGTCTATCATGTATCTCGATCCATGGCACATGATCACATCTTCGGCCCAGTacttcatccttcttcctAGCTACATCTGCACCTTACAAGTCTACGCTTTCTGTAACACACACGATGTTACCTGGGGTACCAAGGGTGACAATGTCATGAAGACAGATCTTGGTGGTGCCGTGGGTAAGGGTGAGACTGTCGAGCTGGACATGCCCAGTGAACAGCTCGATATTGACAGTGGATATGATGAGGCTCTTCGCAATCTCCGTGATCGTCTCGAAGTTCCTGAGTCACCACCTAGCGAATCTCAACTGCAAGAGGATTACTACAAGAGTGTACGAACCTACCTCGTTCTCACATGGATGATCGGCAACGGTATCCTTGGTATGGCTGTATCGGAGATTTACAGTGCTAGAGGCATTGGCGACAACTATTACTTGCGCTTTCTCCTCTGGTCAGTCGCCGCTCTCGCCGTCTTCCGTGCGATCGGCTCCACCACGTTTGCCGTCCTCAACGTGATCAACATGATAGTGGAAGGTCGCGTCCGCTTGAGTCTCAAGGCACCTCGATGGATGGGCGGTCTAAAGGAGAGGGTCAACGACAAGATGAGCAGTGTGTCGAGCAACCTACGCAGTTGA
- a CDS encoding related to myo-inositol transport protein ITR1, translated as METIEEIQGELRSDPTPQDARPLEAKTRSTTAVLQNPLANMTQDELVADAENFAQDKGLDSYRSWFSKGALIAKVVNTPKGYEAIEELTEEDKQLLRDEDEHRWKSQPKMLYFLCALCAGCAIVQGMDQTVINGAQHFYFEEYNIKDRALQGLTNGAPYASAALIGCWLNAPLNRYFGRRGTIAFSCLLAFVTGIWQAAANSWICLLIARFTLGLAVGAKSSTTPVYAAECAPKAIRGALTMMWQMWTAFGIMLGFASSLAFQNLNWPNQYAPWRWMIGSTSLPPLIVGLLVFLLPESPRWYMDRGDFQKAYLSFRKLRRADLQAARDLYLAWKFLEAEQKSKEGRKTLKELFAARRNWRAAQSSWFCMLMQQFCGVNVIAYYSTKIFTDAGYTRSQALLASFGGGAINWIFALPAIWTIDTFGRRNLLLVTFPMMSACLYWTGSCFGIEDNGLRLPLIATSIYIFMAVYSPGLGPVPFTYSAEAFPLHIRALGMASATSITWAFNFLLSFTWPMMEKAFKPSGAFYWYATWNMVGFVFTYFLLPETKALSLEELDIVFSVRNRDHVRHYSKRMGWYAKRLMGRSPDPMPPLYELENSTVGSVSEVAAKQTNGSSA; from the exons ATGGAAACGATTGAAGAAATTCAAGGTGAGCTTCGCTCCGACCCGACACCACAAGATGCCAGACctcttgaagccaagacGAGATCAACAACTGCAGTGCTACAAAATCCACTAGCCAACATGACGCAGGACGAACTGGTCGCCGATGCAGAGAACTTCGCCCAGGATAAGGGATTGGACAGCTACAGGTCGTGGTTTTCCAAAGGCGCACTCATAGCCAAAGTCGTCAACACGCCCAAAGGATACGAGGCGATAGAGGAGTTGACAGAAGAGGACAAGCAGCTTCTGAGGGACGAAGATGAACATCGTTGGAAGTCTCAGCCAAAGATGCTTTACTTCCTCTGCGCATTGTGTGCGGGCTGCGCTATTGTGCAGGGCATGGATCAGACAGTCATCAATGGTGCACAG CACTTCTACTTCGAAGAGTACAACATCAAAGATAGAGCGCTGCAAGGTCTGACAAACGGCGCACCATATGCCTCTGCTGCCCTGATCGGGTGCTGGCTCAACGCCCCCTTGAATAGATATTTTGGCCGTCGAGGAACCATCGCCTTTTCCTGTCTTTTAGCTTTCGTCACAGGAATATGGCAAGCTGCTGCTAACAGTTGGATATGTCTCCTCATTGCACGCTTCACCCTCGGACTCGCAGTCGGCGCCAAGTCAAGCACCACTCCCGTATATGCAGCCGAATGTGCACCAAAGGCAATCCGAGGCGCCTTGACCATGATGTGGCAGATGTGGACTGCCTTCGGCATCATGCTCGGCTTTGCTTCCTCTTTAGCTTTCCAGAATCTCAATTGGCCGAACCAGTACGCaccttggagatggatgattgGCTCAACGTCTCTTCCACCATTGATTGTTGGTCTTTTGGTCTTCCTTCTCCCCGAGAGTCCGCGTTGGTATATGGATAGGGGAGATTTTCAGAAGGCATACCTTTCGTTTAGGAAGCTTCGTCGGGCTGACCTCCAAGCTGCTCGGGATCTCTATCTCGCTTGGAAGTTCTTGGAGGCTGAGCAAAAGTCCAAAGAAGGCCGGAAAACCTTGAAGGAGCTCTTTGCAGCACGGAGGAACTGGAGAGCTGCGCAATCTTCGTGGTTCTGTATGCTCATGCAGCAATTCTGTGGCG TTAATGTAATCGCATATTACAGCACAAAGATCTTCACAGATGCAGGATACACTCGATCTCAAGCCCTCCTGGCCTCATTCGGTGGCGGTGCCATCAACTGGATCTTTGCGCTGCCTGCAATTTGGACTATTGATACCTTTGGTCGCCGTAACCTCCTGTTAGTTACGTTCCCCATGATGAGTGCTTGCCTGTACTGGACCGGCTCATGCTTCGGGATTGAAGACAACGggcttcgtcttcctctcatCGCCACCAGTATTTACATCTTCATGGCCGTTTACTCACCTGGTCTCGGTCCGGTTCCCTTTACATATAGCGCAGAGGCATTCCCCCTGCATATTCGGGCTCTTGGTATGgcctcagcaacatcaatTACCTGGGCATTTAACTTTTTACTCAGCTTTACTTGGCCTATGATGGAAAAAGCATTTAAACCATCGGGCGCCTTTTACTGGTATGCGACGTGGAACATGGTCGGATTCGTGTTTACGTATTTCCTGCTTCCAGAGACGAAGGCACTGTCGTTGGAGGAACTGGATATCGTGTTTAGCGTCCGGAATCGTGATCATGTTCGACACTACTCCAAGCGAATGGGATGGTACGCAAAGAGGCTCATGGGTCGGAGCCCGGATCCCATGCCACCGTTATATGAGTTGGAGAATTCCACCGTTGGATCAGTGTCCGAAGTGGCAGCCAAGCAGACCAATGGCTCATCTGCTTAA
- a CDS encoding related to anthranilate synthase component II, whose translation MGQHYKPTIDAKVVKVFVLETDTPHPHTQTERGSFGEILHRHFSEAGSKHHPPLGVETEQIFVVTEEGGRMPKVEEFEGYDGLLITGSMYDAHGDNQWIHDLLDLLKQLWIKRPDFHFTGVCFGHQVLSRLLGGKVGPSPTNDWELGHNAITLTPVGKRLFRTHDDKVYLHQMHQDQVLEAPTVESSNGLLEPDTDVHVWGTSNHTSIQGLYIPNRLFTTQAHLAFDEDMVKRQIQMRIDSGGIKDLEHADRAAETADLDHDGEQVASAILRLFRYDDDGMSWD comes from the exons ATGGGTCAGCATTACAAGCCCACAATCGACGCAAAAGTCGTCAAAGTCTTTGTTCTCGAGACTGAtactcctcatcctcacacTCAGACCGAGCGCGGTTCGTTTGGTGAGATTCTGCATCGCCACTTTTCAGAGGCTGGAAGTAAGCATCATCCTCCGCTGGGCGTTGAGACAGAGCAGATCTTTGTCGTGACAGAAGAGGGCGGCCGTATGCCCAAGGTGGAGGAGTTTGAGGGCTACGATGGACTGCTCATCACGGGCAGTATGTATGACGCGCATGGCGACAACCAGTGGATTCATGACTTGCTCGATCTTTTGAAGC AACTATGGATAAAGCGCCCAGACTTTCACTTCACAGGCGTTTGCTTTGGCCACCAGGTTCTTTCCCGTCTTTTAGGAGGCAAAGTTGGCCCTTCGCCTACAAACGACTGGGAACTTGGTCACAATGCAATCACCCTCACACCCGTAGGAAAACGCCTCTTCCGTACACACGATGACAAAGTCTACCTCCATCAAAtgcaccaagaccaagtcctCGAAGCCCCCACCGTTGAGTCATCAAACGGCCTTCTCGAGCCCGACACCGACGTTCATGTCTGGGGTACGAGTAATCACACATCCATTCAGGGATTGTATATCCCCAACCGACTATTCACAACACAGGCGCATCTGGCGTTTGACGAGGACATGGTCAAGAGACAGATTCAGATGAGAATTGATAGTGGTGGGATCAAGGATCTAGAGCATGCGGATCGGGCGGCTGAGACGGCGGATCTGGACCATGATGGAGAGCAAGTTGCGTCAGCGATTCTGAGGTTGTTTAGgtacgatgatgatggtatgTCGTGGGACTGA
- a CDS encoding related to dis1-suppressing protein kinase dsk1 has translation MATCSLKSLRRPSLTLMSGARKRSFRFNGLISKAATRGLATVTAQTTQPAMMMEDHNTRLINMGYNYNYIEHVENLEQYRLGGFHPVSLGETINNRYLVLNKLGHGGYSTVWLSWDILKQKYAALKIVLADFGEDSTEVDVLQRLEAKAGKKHPGRSLIRHVTDNFHFDGPNGRHTCLVNDPAMMSLRLAKDASFTRLFQPRTARAIAAQVVQSIAYLHESGVVHGDLHLDNILLQLPDRIKRLSPDQLHERHSHPTTVPVTRLDGLPLDENAPQKAVLPIWLGQKSEDVALADAKILLGDFGESYLPSQEKRQYSNAPIRYRAPETQFPDVCQPLSFSSDIWSLGCLLWNVVGQRPLFDAWTLSEDDILQDQIDLLGEIPEEWSAYGAKRSEYWVEDVEEEASTQATTRGGFTWDDRFERCVQQGRKESGMKPMSKDEKEAFIDMMKKIIIFRPEDRITAKDLLESRWMKQWALPELKKLAAS, from the coding sequence ATGGCTACTTGCAGTCTCAAGTCGCTGCGGCGACCATCACTCACCCTCATGTCTGgagcgaggaagaggtcTTTTCGTTTCAATGGCCTTATCTCAAAAGCTGCCACTCGTGGTTTGGCTACCGTCACCGCTCAAACAACACAGCCGGctatgatgatggaagacCACAACACTAGACTGATCAACATGGGCTACAACTACAACTACATCGAACATGTCGAAAACCTCGAACAGTACCGCCTTGGAGGCTTCCATCCCGTATCCCTAGGTGAAACCATCAACAACCGCTACCTGGTCCTCAACAAGCTCGGCCACGGTGGATATTCAACTGTATGGCTCTCATGGGACATTTTGAAACAGAAGTATGCCGCATTGAAGATTGTACTAGCAGACTTCGGTGAAGACTCAACAGAAGTCGATGTCCTTCAGCGTCTGGAAGCCAAAGCTGGGAAGAAACATCCTGGAAGGTCTCTCATTAGACATGTCACCGATAACTTTCACTTCGATGGGCCCAATGGAAGACATACCTGTCTGGTTAACGACCCAGCGATGATGTCGCTGCGTCTTGCAAAGGACGCCTCTTTCACAAGACTCTTTCAGCCACGGACTGCCCGAGCTATCGCCGCTCAGGTTGTGCAGTCCATCGCGTACCTCCACGAGAGCGGTGTAGTACACGGCGACCTCCACCTCGACAACATCTTACTCCAGCTTCCAGACCGAATCAAGCGACTGTCGCCAGATCAACTTCACGAGCGACATAGTCATCCAACGACAGTTCCTGTTACAAGACTCGACGGACTTCCTCTTGACGAAAATGCACCCCAAAAAGCAGTGCTGCCAATCTGGCTGGGCCAAAAGAGCGAGGATGTAGCTCTGGCAGATGCAAAGATCTTACTGGGCGATTTCGGCGAGTCCTATTTACCAAGTCAAGAAAAGCGCCAATATTCCAACGCTCCGATTCGCTACCGGGCACCCGAAACTCAATTCCCCGATGTGTGTCAACCTCTCTCGTTCAGCTCGGATATTTGGAGCCTTGGCTGCCTCCTCTGGAACGTCGTCGGACAACGCCCGCTATTCGACGCCTGGACCCTCTCAGAGGATGACATTCTTCAGGACCAaattgatcttcttggtgaAATCCCAGAAGAGTGGTCTGCCTACGGCGCTAAGCGATCAGAGTACTGGGTTGAGGACGTCGAAGAAGAGGCGTCGACACAAGCCACTACGCGGGGCGGTTTCACATGGGATGACCGCTTTGAGCGTTGTGTGCAACAGGGACGAAAGGAGAGCGGCATGAAACCCAtgtccaaggatgagaaggaggcttTTATTgatatgatgaagaagataatTATTTTCCGCCCCGAGGATAGGATAACAGCTAAAGACCTGCTGGAGTCACGATGGATGAAACAGTGGGCGTTGccggagctgaagaagctggcgGCTTCATGA
- a CDS encoding related to protein LDB19, producing MPHRVANFIRTSSGNIAQIKKVARSRTNSPYTSDGEDRPQIHAVKMTELADAVKKHHRISLPFGKSHKEQPSDVSIDWSIESPPVVFHGNTEESTGALITGQMFLDVKEEVVEVGSFAASLKLHIYQKRPYQSHCTDCQNQYTELKSWQFLALPTTLRKGRHPFPFSILLDGHLPATMDTPLVAISYEFKADAYVTKSVHSSSGSVTPVRFERSVPVKRSLPENEIPHHSVRVFPPTNIKASAHYNNIIHPTGSNTVSLRLDGLMSRNDKAKTIDFWRLKKVTWRLEETIKTVAPACDRHAPAAEDTEKKSLPRNEVRVLGEKHLHDGWKSDFSGTDGKVELEFDYFANQYKSHTKELKYACDTKSAEGVEVTHSLLIELVVSREYAPEGKPQLATQTGTGRILRMHYGVVMTAHAGMGVSWDNEAPPVYQDVPPSPPAYPAVESPVEYESLEHLDAHRLSSLSNSSDDGSQ from the coding sequence ATGCCCCACCGCGTGGCTAACTTCATCCGCACCTCTTCTGGCAACATTGCTcagatcaagaaggttgCTCGATCACGCACAAACAGCCCCTACACATCAGACGGCGAGGATCGACCTCAAATCCACGCTGTCAAGATGACCGAACTCGCAGATGCCGTCAAGAAGCATCACCGAATTTCTCTGCCCTTTGGCAAGTCCCACAAGGAACAGCCCTCAGATGTTTCCATTGACTGGAGCATCGAGAGCCCACCTGTGGTTTTCCACGGCAACACCGAGGAGAGCACTGGCGCCCTCATCACTGGCCAGATGTTCCTCGATGTCAAGGAGGAGGTTGTCGAGGTTGGAAGCTTTGCAGCTTCTCTCAAGCTTCACATCTACCAGAAGAGGCCCTACCAGAGCCACTGCACAGATTGCCAGAACCAGTACACTGAGCTCAAGAGCTGGCAATTCCTGGCTCTGCCTACCACGCTTCGCAAGGGTCGTCACCCATTCCCTTTCTCTATTCTCCTGGATGGCCACCTCCCCGCTACCATGGATACTCCCCTCGTCGCCATCTCATATGAGTTCAAGGCTGATGCCTATGTCACCAAGAGCGTGCACTCTTCCAGTGGCTCAGTCACACCTGTGAGATTCGAGCGAAGCGTCCCTGTTAAGCGATCTCTTCCCGAGAACGAAATTCCTCACCACTCTGTCCGCGTCTTCCCTCCTACCAACATCAAGGCCAGCGCCCActacaacaacatcatccacCCTACCGGATCCAACACTGTCAGCCTCCGACTTGACGGTCTCATGAGCCGTAATGACAAGGCGAAGACCATTGACTTCTGGCGACTAAAGAAGGTCACATGGAGACTCGAGGAGACCATCAAGACCGTGGCCCCTGCTTGCGACCGACATGCTCCTGCAGCCGAAGACACCGAAAAGAAGAGCCTCCCCCGCAACGAGGTCCGCGTCCTGGGCGAGAAGCATCTCCACGATGGCTGGAAGTCTGACTTCAGCGGCACCGATGGcaaggttgagcttgaatTCGATTACTTTGCCAATCAGTACAAGTCTCAcaccaaggagctcaagtATGCCTGTGACACCAAGTCTGCTGAGGGCGTCGAAGTGACACATTCACTCCTCATTGAGCTTGTTGTATCTCGAGAATACGCTCCCGAGGGTAAGCCTCAACTGGCTACCCAAACCGGCACCGGCCGCATTTTGCGAATGCACTACGGTGTTGTCATGACTGCTCATGCTGGCATGGGTGTCAGCTGGGATAACGAGGCTCCCCCGGTCTACCAAGACGTGCCTCCTAGCCCCCCTGCCTACCCTGCCGTTGAGTCCCCAGTTGAGTACGAGAGCCTGGAGCACCTCGATGCCCACCGACTCAGCAGTCTTTCCAACTCATCAGATGATGGCAGCCAATAG